The following are encoded together in the Naumannella cuiyingiana genome:
- a CDS encoding MFS transporter — MKRRTGLWILTATHAANDFYPGAIAALLPFFVLERGYDYAAAAGITLAATSLSSIAQPAFGYLSDRFRLRWLVIAGLAMASAGVAVSGLVSQTYWLTWIVIAISGIGVAAYHPAATVAARQAGGGSNGSMSMFAVGGNVGAALAPTAVILVVGTLGLGATPLLAAPAVAVAIPYLTRAWLAGRASSRSTVPTRDQPAGPPRMDDAWVLFALLVGLVAFWSITYVGVSSFITLYSIERFQVDAAVASIALSVFPAAGAIGTLAGGWLADRYRRFAVIRCGYLAAACSMLLIVLAPSPAIVVIGSGALGIALFIPFAPQITLAHSYLPSRIGLASGVTLGLTLSLGGLASPALGALADATSIRTTMALMTGLLVIALAASFSLRERTRPAAPEVAAPAATEPS; from the coding sequence GTGAAGCGTCGGACCGGTCTGTGGATCCTGACCGCCACCCATGCGGCCAACGACTTCTACCCGGGGGCCATTGCAGCACTCTTGCCATTCTTCGTCCTCGAGCGAGGCTACGACTACGCCGCGGCTGCGGGAATCACGCTCGCGGCAACATCGTTGTCCAGTATTGCGCAACCGGCGTTCGGCTACCTCAGCGATCGTTTCCGTCTCCGGTGGCTCGTCATCGCCGGACTTGCCATGGCGTCTGCCGGTGTCGCCGTCAGCGGGCTGGTGTCGCAGACCTACTGGCTCACCTGGATCGTCATCGCGATCTCGGGGATCGGCGTCGCCGCCTATCACCCGGCCGCGACCGTGGCAGCGCGGCAGGCCGGCGGTGGCTCGAACGGTTCGATGAGCATGTTCGCCGTCGGCGGCAATGTCGGCGCCGCCCTCGCGCCCACCGCGGTGATCCTCGTGGTCGGGACCCTGGGCCTGGGCGCCACCCCACTCCTCGCTGCTCCGGCTGTTGCTGTGGCAATTCCGTACCTGACCCGCGCGTGGCTGGCGGGACGGGCCTCGTCCCGGTCGACAGTGCCCACCAGGGATCAGCCGGCAGGCCCGCCCCGAATGGACGATGCATGGGTGCTCTTCGCCTTGTTGGTAGGACTGGTCGCGTTCTGGTCGATCACCTACGTCGGCGTGTCGTCCTTCATCACGCTCTACTCCATCGAACGCTTCCAGGTGGACGCGGCCGTCGCATCGATCGCGCTGTCGGTCTTCCCGGCCGCGGGCGCGATCGGCACCCTGGCTGGCGGGTGGCTCGCCGACCGATATCGGCGCTTCGCCGTCATTCGCTGCGGGTACCTGGCCGCTGCGTGCTCCATGCTCCTCATCGTGCTCGCCCCCTCCCCCGCGATCGTCGTCATCGGGTCGGGAGCACTGGGAATCGCGCTGTTCATCCCCTTCGCGCCGCAGATCACGCTCGCCCACTCCTACCTGCCGAGCCGGATCGGGCTTGCCAGCGGCGTCACTCTCGGGCTCACCCTCTCCCTCGGCGGGCTGGCCAGCCCTGCTCTCGGTGCGCTCGCCGACGCCACGAGCATCCGCACCACGATGGCGCTCATGACGGGCCTGCTGGTGATCGCGCTGGCCGCAAGCTTCTCGCTGCGGGAACGCACCCGACCCGCCGCGCCGGAGGTCGCCGCACCAGCCGCCACGGAGCCTTCGT